One Acidimicrobiales bacterium DNA segment encodes these proteins:
- the rplK gene encoding 50S ribosomal protein L11: protein MARRRVVAVVKIQLPAGQATPAPPVGTALGPHGVQTMEFCKQYNAATESQRGTIIPVEITIFEDRSFSFILKTPPTPVLLRQAAGAEKGATTTGKEIVGTITDAQLVEIAQVKMPDLNANDLESAKRQIAGTARSMGINVAR from the coding sequence GTGGCTAGAAGGCGTGTCGTCGCCGTCGTGAAGATTCAGCTGCCGGCCGGCCAGGCCACGCCTGCGCCTCCGGTGGGGACTGCCCTGGGCCCGCACGGGGTCCAGACCATGGAGTTCTGCAAGCAGTACAACGCGGCCACCGAGAGCCAGCGGGGCACGATCATCCCCGTCGAGATCACGATCTTCGAGGACCGGTCGTTTTCGTTCATCCTGAAGACGCCGCCCACCCCTGTGCTGCTGCGACAGGCCGCCGGCGCCGAGAAGGGGGCGACGACGACGGGCAAGGAGATCGTCGGTACCATCACCGACGCCCAGCTGGTCGAGATCGCCCAGGTGAAGATGCCCGATCTCAATGCGAACGACCTGGAGTCGGCCAAGCGCCAGATCGCCGGCACGGCCCGGTCGATGGGCATCAACGTGGCCCGATAG
- the rplA gene encoding 50S ribosomal protein L1, with protein MASRGKRYTDVGRRFDGQSLHTPAEAVDLVKSLATARFDETVELAVRLGVDPRRADQIVRGTVSLPAGTGKAVRVVVFATGDAAAEARDAGADVVGGAELAARVQNEGFLEFDVAIAAPDMMGQVGRLGRILGPRGLMPNPKTGTVTPEVGRAVVEFKGGRVEYRTDKVGNVHVPIGKVSFDRSQLLENMRAVIEELQRAKPAASKGRYIRSVTLASTMGPGIRVDPNRLRIDDEELAVPA; from the coding sequence GTGGCATCGAGAGGAAAGCGCTACACCGATGTGGGCAGGCGGTTCGACGGTCAGAGCCTGCACACCCCGGCCGAGGCGGTCGACCTGGTGAAGAGCCTGGCCACGGCGCGCTTCGACGAGACCGTCGAGCTCGCCGTCCGCCTCGGAGTCGACCCGCGCAGAGCCGACCAGATCGTGCGGGGAACCGTCAGCCTGCCGGCGGGCACGGGCAAGGCGGTGCGGGTGGTCGTCTTCGCCACGGGCGACGCGGCCGCCGAGGCCCGGGACGCAGGGGCCGACGTGGTCGGGGGGGCCGAGCTGGCCGCCCGGGTGCAGAACGAGGGGTTCCTCGAGTTCGACGTCGCCATCGCCGCGCCCGACATGATGGGCCAGGTGGGTCGGCTGGGTCGGATCCTCGGACCCCGGGGGCTCATGCCCAACCCCAAGACGGGCACGGTCACCCCTGAGGTGGGGCGGGCCGTCGTCGAGTTCAAGGGGGGACGGGTCGAGTACCGCACCGACAAGGTGGGCAACGTCCACGTGCCCATCGGCAAGGTGTCCTTCGACCGGTCCCAGCTGCTGGAGAACATGCGGGCGGTCATCGAGGAGTTGCAGCGGGCCAAACCGGCGGCCTCGAAGGGTCGCTACATCCGCTCGGTGACCCTCGCCTCGACGATGGGTCCGGGCATTCGGGTCGACCCCAACCGTCTTCGAATCGACGACGAGGAGCTGGCCGTACCGGCGTAG
- the rplJ gene encoding 50S ribosomal protein L10, producing the protein MENPRAEKVALVDEVRTRLSSSSAAILTEYRGLKVSELAGLRRALRQAGGDYKIYKNTLVRFAVRDLGLQTLEPLVEGPTAIAFVEGDAASVAKALRDFARTNPHLVVKGGLLGQNVLSAADAGALAELPSRDRMLALFAGALAAPMQQFASLLQALPQNLAYGVRALIDQQGGLPETATEPESAEEAAPVADRPSDERAATDDAASSGPASEAEASEQEEPAAASSANGPGEAKETEGSDERPEPAG; encoded by the coding sequence ATGGAGAACCCGAGGGCCGAGAAGGTCGCCCTGGTAGACGAGGTACGGACGCGCCTCTCCTCCTCCAGCGCGGCGATCCTCACCGAGTACCGCGGGCTCAAGGTCTCGGAGCTGGCCGGGCTGCGGCGCGCCCTGCGCCAGGCCGGCGGCGACTACAAGATCTACAAGAACACCCTGGTGCGCTTCGCCGTGCGCGACCTCGGCCTCCAGACCCTCGAGCCGCTCGTGGAGGGACCGACGGCCATCGCCTTCGTCGAAGGCGATGCCGCCTCGGTGGCCAAGGCCCTCCGCGACTTCGCTCGCACGAACCCGCATCTGGTCGTCAAGGGCGGCCTCCTGGGACAGAACGTCCTCTCAGCGGCCGACGCCGGCGCCCTGGCCGAGCTCCCATCCAGGGACCGTATGCTGGCTCTGTTCGCGGGCGCCCTCGCCGCCCCGATGCAGCAGTTCGCCAGCCTCCTCCAGGCCCTGCCCCAGAACCTCGCCTACGGCGTCCGCGCGCTGATCGATCAGCAGGGCGGCCTGCCGGAGACGGCTACCGAGCCAGAGAGCGCTGAGGAAGCGGCACCCGTCGCTGACCGCCCTTCTGACGAAAGGGCGGCCACCGACGATGCCGCATCCTCCGGCCCCGCCAGCGAGGCCGAGGCGAGCGAACAAGAAGAGCCGGCCGCCGCCTCCAGCGCCAATGGCCCGGGCGAGGCGAAAGAGACAGAGGGCTCCGACGAGAGGCCCGAGCCCGCAGGGTGA
- the rplL gene encoding 50S ribosomal protein L7/L12, which yields MATKEEILDGIANMTVLELSELLKEFEERFGVTAAAPVAVAAPSGPAAADAAPAEEEKDEFDVILTGAGDKKIQVIKEVRTLTNLGLKEAKDLVDSAPKPVLEKVAKEEAEKAKAQLEGAGAAIEVK from the coding sequence GTGGCAACCAAGGAAGAGATCCTCGACGGGATCGCCAACATGACCGTGCTCGAGCTGAGCGAGCTGCTCAAGGAGTTCGAGGAGCGCTTCGGGGTCACGGCCGCGGCGCCCGTGGCCGTGGCCGCCCCGTCGGGTCCGGCCGCCGCCGACGCGGCGCCGGCGGAAGAGGAGAAGGACGAGTTCGACGTCATCCTCACCGGGGCGGGCGACAAGAAGATCCAGGTCATCAAGGAGGTGCGCACCCTCACGAACCTGGGCCTCAAGGAGGCCAAGGACCTGGTGGACAGCGCTCCCAAGCCAGTCCTGGAGAAGGTCGCCAAGGAGGAGGCCGAGAAGGCCAAGGCCCAGCTCGAGGG